A region from the Aegilops tauschii subsp. strangulata cultivar AL8/78 chromosome 5, Aet v6.0, whole genome shotgun sequence genome encodes:
- the LOC109749798 gene encoding cysteine proteinase inhibitor A, with protein MWKHHRVLGSVAALLLLLALVLPSIQTQKQSAREKAAMAAEPARRLAGGIVDSLGRENDPYIVDLARFAVSEHNKEGNTQLELEKVVKVKEQAVAGRLYYITIQVDEGGAKKLYEAKVLEQLWLDVKKLVEFKPAEGASPNV; from the exons ATGTGGAAACACCACCGGGTCTTAGGATCCGTGGCCGCCCTGCTCCTGCTACTCGCCCTCGTCCTACCGTCTATTCAGACGCAGAAGCAGAGCGCACGAGAGAAGGCTGCCATGGCGGCGGAACCCGCGCGGCGGTTGGCGGGAGGCATCGTGGACTCGCTGGGGCGGGAGAACGACCCCTACATCGTCGACCTCGCCCGCTTCGCCGTCTCCGAGCACAACAAGGAGGGC AATACCCAGCTGGAGTTGGAGAAAGTGGTGAAGGTCAAGGAGCAAGCTGTTGCCGGCAGGCTCTACTACATCACAATCCAGGTCGATGAAGGCGGGGCAAAGAAGCTGTATGAAGCCAAGGTGTTGGAGCAGCTGTGGCTGGATGTCAAGAAGCTCGTCGAGTTCAAGCCCGCAGAGGGCGCCTCTCCCAACGTTTAA
- the LOC109749808 gene encoding kinetochore protein NDC80 homolog: MRRGRGRGGGGRHPKAPPSSAAVDRTPMSDAFIIQRNLDHAFSRRDSDAYSICSSRPSSIGTAQAASHAGGPITSLSDRGSQAAALRVVNAYLAPAAIHLRPSLPPAKDIVAAFHHLADRLRYPLKPAAWEDDLLSLLRSLGCPYKVTRSALKAPGTPHSWPPLLSVLYWLTLLCRVTDGLDASPPVSASNDLMTYITESYYLFLTGEDDAVASLDDDYHAKARDQIGEKVAVVQELEKELQDLEAKRSKQMSAPSRLKALEEKKDAFTADVQKFEAVVKSWSTKIKEKEEALVEKEKELEAKVMNCQQTMVENEELVKQVETQVVNVRDVDRMAREMQAVENDIAKLENANAVLEEKGWELEAALVSKLEEIEGLAELCNQSLRKLKPSIDFQYEVNAKGSSPAEILGTTYKTTLKPALNALANETKRLIISKHDESSDLQKQLQGIVKMLEEKRSHVSVLQAKNNEMTAQVDSLDREIQSHVSRCAADARKMKDELEKKEHHLSTIEKEAEVFLKNSEEGLQAALKETDEETQMCARELLKLIDSIAEYKEFVEQSTAEMKKELYECADDIASLSAKMV; encoded by the exons AtgcggcgcgggcgcgggcgcggcggcggcgggcggcaccCGAAGGCGCCCCCCTCCTCGGCGGCGGTCGACCGCACCCCGATGTCGGACGCCTTCATCATCCAGAGGAACCTCGACCACGCCTTCTCCCGCCGCGACTCCGACGCCTACAGCATCTGCAGCAGCCGCCCCTCCTCCATCGGCACGGCTCAGGCGGCCTCCCACGCCGGGGGCCCCATCACCAGCCTCTCCGACCGCGGCTCCCAGGCCGCCGCCCTCCGCGTCGTCAACGCCTACCTCGCGCCCGCCGCCATCCACCTCCGCCCGTCCCTCCCGCCCGCCAAGGACATCGTCGCCGCCTTCCACCACCTCGCCGACCGCCTCCGCTACCCCCTCAAGCCCGCCGCCTGGGAGGACGACCTCCTCTCGCTCCTCCGCTCCCTCGGCTGCCCCTACAAGGTCACCAGATCCGCTCTCAAGGCTCCCGGCACCCCGCACTCCTGGCCGCCGCTCCTCTCCGTCCTCTACTGGCTCACCCTTCTCTGCCGCGTCACCGACGGCCTCGACGCCTCCCCTCCCGTCTCCGCCTCCAATGACCTCATGACCTACATCACCGAGAGCTACTACCTGTTCCTCACCGGCGAGGATGACGCCGTCGCCTCCCTCGACGACGACTACCACGCCAAGGCCCGCGACCAAATCGGTGAGAAGGTAGCGGTCGTCCAGGAGCTGGAGAAGGAGCTTCAGGATCTCGAGGCCAAGCGGAGCAAGCAAATGTCGGCGCCCTCTCGCCTCAAGGCGCTGGAGGAGAAGAAGGATGCATTTACTGCCGACGTTCAGAAGTTCGAGGCCGTGGTGAAGAGCTGGTCCACCAAGATCAAGGAGAAGGAAGAGGCCTTGGTGGAGAAGGAGAAGGAGCTGGAGGCCAAGGTGATGAATTGCCAGCAGACCATGGTCGAGAATGAGGAGCTGGTGAAACAGGTCGAGACGCAGGTGGTCAATGTGAGGGATGTCGATAGGATGGCGAGGGAGATGCAAGCTGTGGAGAATGATATTGCCAAGTTGGAGAATGCGAATGCCGTGCTGGAGGAGAAGGGGTGGGAACTCGAAGCTGCACTAGTCAGTAAGCTCGAGGAGATCGAGGGCCTTGCGGAGCTGTGCAACCAGTCCCTCAGAAA GTTGAAACCCAGTATTGATTTCCAGTACGAGGTAAATGCAAAAGGATCCTCCCCGGCTGAGATCCTTGGTACCACCTACAAAACCACTCTGAAGCCCGCGCTCAATGCTCTTGCCAATGAGACTAAAAGGCTAATTATCTCAAAGCACGACGAGTCAAGTGATCTACAAAAGCAGCTGCAAGGAATTGTTAAAATGCTGGAGGAGAAAAGGAGTCATGTTTCTGTTCTACAGGCTAAAAATAATGAG ATGACTGCTCAGGTGGATTCACTGGATCGTGAAATCCAAAGTCATGTTTCACGCTGCGCAGCTGATGCTAGAAAAATGAAAGACGAGCTAGAGAAAAAGGAACATCACCTGAGCACCATTGAGAAGGAGGCAGAGGTCTTTTTAAAG AACTCTGAAGAGGGTCTCCAAGCTGCGTTGAAGGAGACCGACGAAGAAACCCAGATGTGCGCGAGGGAGCTGCTCAAGCTCATTGATTCCATCGCAGAGTACAAGGAGTTTGTGGAGCAGTCAACTGCCGAGATGAAGAAAGAGCTCTACGAATGCGCGGACGACATTGCTTCGCTGTCGGCCAAGATGGTGTGA